A region of Paractinoplanes abujensis DNA encodes the following proteins:
- a CDS encoding M48 family metallopeptidase: MNAALRAALSVAMLIGFYVLGVVQLAVAGFLLYEIWTHLSGTGAAKLSWLVIAGFGAVAVGLWRALRTKPGEPEGLLLTREHAPDLWRLVGDMAVAAGTRAPDEIRLVPEVNAAVTEDTKWLGLIEGTRRLYLGVPLLQTFTVDQLKSVIGHELGHYSGSHTRLAAITYRGRLALRETLSRVGRFNVAGWVFKAYGWLFLMVSNAVTRRQELEADEVSVRVAGVEAATSAMREIPVVAAAWNFYFGRYIAYGWEQGFAPDDVFGGFRHLYYARAAELSRMRAEEPGGETSRWDTHPSTGERIAAMRALPAMRHPADDRSATVLFPDLHRAGLALQGEVVDFGDRQVLPWPQFTAAAMGRQMQNRADRVFRSAARLTGVPETGLSEIFGLVAAGRLGELAVEFFPQNSRAEAPALFADIMEDLIALAALHSNVVHWQHSWSEPARLVDNWGHPVDLAEVAKLAVAPETLDLALARIHHAGVDIRAARVVEAKATASGADVIGLMANVKVDGQETDLILLSRGFLFVPAPKDKDKGEERISRMLASNDVAELARTYRFVPFEEVVGTQVHKAVPINAEIRLHGGAMVTMKESYTGDTVGDSRDTLTEVLRKLGERANRA; the protein is encoded by the coding sequence ATGAATGCTGCCCTGCGCGCGGCACTGTCGGTCGCCATGCTGATCGGCTTCTACGTTCTCGGAGTGGTGCAGCTGGCCGTGGCCGGTTTCCTCCTGTACGAGATCTGGACGCACCTGAGCGGCACCGGCGCGGCCAAGCTGAGCTGGCTCGTGATCGCCGGGTTCGGTGCCGTCGCGGTCGGCCTGTGGCGGGCCCTGCGCACCAAGCCCGGCGAGCCCGAGGGATTGCTGCTGACGCGTGAGCACGCGCCCGACCTGTGGCGCCTGGTCGGCGACATGGCGGTGGCCGCGGGCACCCGGGCCCCCGACGAGATCCGGCTCGTGCCCGAGGTCAACGCGGCAGTCACCGAGGACACCAAGTGGCTCGGCCTGATCGAGGGCACCCGCCGGCTCTACCTGGGCGTACCCCTGCTGCAGACGTTCACTGTCGATCAGCTCAAGTCGGTGATCGGGCACGAGCTGGGGCACTATTCGGGGTCGCACACCCGGCTGGCCGCCATCACGTACCGGGGCCGCCTCGCGCTGCGGGAGACGTTGAGCCGCGTGGGCCGCTTCAACGTGGCGGGCTGGGTCTTCAAGGCGTACGGGTGGCTGTTCCTGATGGTCAGCAACGCGGTGACCCGCCGCCAGGAACTGGAGGCGGACGAGGTGTCGGTCCGCGTGGCCGGCGTCGAGGCGGCCACGTCGGCGATGCGTGAGATCCCCGTGGTGGCCGCGGCCTGGAACTTCTACTTCGGGCGCTACATCGCGTACGGCTGGGAGCAGGGTTTCGCCCCCGACGACGTGTTCGGCGGCTTCCGGCACCTCTACTACGCCCGCGCGGCCGAGCTGTCCCGGATGCGGGCCGAGGAGCCCGGCGGCGAGACCTCGCGCTGGGACACGCACCCGTCGACCGGCGAGCGCATCGCGGCCATGCGCGCGCTGCCGGCCATGCGCCACCCCGCCGACGACCGCTCGGCCACCGTCCTCTTCCCCGACCTGCACCGGGCCGGCCTGGCCCTGCAGGGGGAGGTGGTCGACTTCGGCGACCGTCAGGTGCTGCCGTGGCCACAGTTCACCGCGGCCGCCATGGGCAGGCAGATGCAGAACCGGGCCGACCGCGTCTTCCGCTCGGCCGCCCGGCTCACCGGCGTCCCCGAGACCGGGCTGTCCGAGATCTTCGGTTTGGTCGCGGCGGGCCGCCTGGGCGAGCTGGCCGTGGAGTTCTTCCCGCAGAACTCGCGGGCCGAGGCCCCGGCCCTGTTCGCCGACATCATGGAGGACCTGATCGCGCTGGCCGCCCTGCACAGCAACGTCGTGCACTGGCAGCACTCGTGGTCGGAGCCCGCGCGGCTGGTGGACAACTGGGGACACCCGGTCGACCTGGCCGAGGTGGCCAAGCTGGCCGTGGCGCCCGAGACGCTCGACCTGGCGCTGGCCCGCATCCACCACGCCGGCGTCGACATCCGGGCGGCCCGGGTGGTGGAGGCGAAGGCCACCGCGAGCGGCGCCGACGTGATCGGCCTGATGGCCAACGTGAAGGTCGACGGTCAGGAGACCGACCTGATCCTGCTCAGCCGCGGCTTCCTGTTCGTGCCCGCGCCCAAGGACAAGGACAAGGGGGAGGAGCGGATCAGCCGGATGCTCGCCTCGAACGACGTGGCCGAGCTGGCCCGGACGTACCGGTTCGTGCCGTTCGAGGAGGTCGTGGGCACGCAGGTGCACAAGGCGGTGCCCATCAACGCCGAGATCCGCCTGCACGGCGGGGCCATGGTGACGATGAAGGAGAGCTACACGGGCGACACCGTGGGCGACAGCCGCGACACGCTGACCGAGGTGCTGCGCAAGCTGGGGGAGCGCGCCAACCGCGCTTAG
- a CDS encoding NADP-dependent oxidoreductase, whose product MRAIALDEYGDPDVMTLRELPDPLVGPDTVRIRVRAAGVNPVDHLIRAGHLQGAYPHHLPLIPGWDVAGVVDQIGAAVTRFRVGDEVMAYARKDSVQHGTYAELVSVTERACAHKPAAISFAEAGGLPLAGLTGLQALTAASVGPSDVLLVNAAAGGVGHIAVQIARALGVTRVIGTASPANHDFLRSLGVEPVEYGDELPKQLADLVGGDGRVDVAVDFHGGDGLRAIAGLVRHPIRHASVVDPAVKEQGGRYVFVRPDGVELETLGSLAAGGRLRVQVAKEFPLEQAAEAHRLIEQGHVQGKVVLTVD is encoded by the coding sequence ATGAGGGCAATTGCGCTGGACGAGTACGGCGACCCGGACGTCATGACGCTGCGGGAGCTCCCCGATCCGCTGGTAGGACCGGACACGGTGCGCATCCGGGTGCGCGCGGCCGGGGTGAACCCGGTCGACCACCTCATTCGGGCCGGGCATCTGCAGGGCGCCTACCCGCACCACCTGCCGCTCATCCCGGGCTGGGACGTGGCGGGCGTGGTTGACCAGATCGGCGCGGCGGTGACCCGGTTCCGGGTCGGCGACGAGGTCATGGCGTACGCCCGCAAGGACAGCGTTCAGCACGGCACGTACGCGGAACTGGTGTCGGTCACCGAGCGCGCGTGCGCGCACAAGCCCGCCGCGATCTCGTTCGCCGAGGCCGGCGGGCTGCCGCTGGCCGGGCTGACCGGGCTGCAGGCGCTGACCGCGGCCAGTGTCGGCCCCAGCGACGTGCTGCTGGTGAACGCGGCCGCGGGCGGCGTCGGGCACATCGCCGTGCAGATCGCGCGGGCGCTCGGCGTGACCCGGGTGATCGGCACGGCCTCGCCCGCCAACCACGACTTCCTGCGCTCGCTCGGCGTGGAGCCGGTCGAGTACGGCGACGAACTGCCCAAACAACTGGCCGACCTGGTCGGCGGGGACGGCCGGGTCGACGTGGCGGTCGACTTCCACGGCGGCGACGGCCTCAGGGCCATCGCGGGGCTGGTCCGGCACCCGATCCGGCACGCGTCGGTGGTCGACCCGGCCGTCAAGGAGCAGGGCGGCCGGTACGTCTTCGTCCGCCCCGACGGCGTCGAGCTGGAGACGCTGGGCTCGCTGGCCGCCGGCGGGCGGCTGCGGGTGCAGGTGGCCAAGGAGTTCCCGCTGGAACAGGCGGCCGAGGCGCACCGCCTGATCGAGCAGGGCCACGTCCAGGGCAAGGTCGTCCTCACTGTGGACTGA
- a CDS encoding MFS transporter yields MERTTTHRRLALFALFFLPGLAISSWVARTPDIRDQLGASTAEMGLALFGLSAGSMLGILSSGRFVSRFGTRPVVATGILTTVASMPVVGLGAGLSQFWLVTAGLLLFGLGMGGGEVAMNIEGADVERLMGRAVLPTMHGFFSLGTVVGAGIGIGLTAARFSVTWHLIAIGVVSVPAALLAIQRIPAGVGMENPQSDKSPGEAVWRDKVLWLIGIVVLAMALAEGAANDWLPLIMVDGHGLDAALGSAVYTAFAAAMTIGRFGGGWFLTRFGRPAVLGASALIGGAGLLLVIVVDNQFVAGAAVLLWGVGAALGFPVALSAAADSGADPAARVSLVATAGYVAFLVGPPALGFLGEHYGLRNAMIVVLVLLAAAAVVTPALRKDAVLSPQ; encoded by the coding sequence ATGGAACGCACCACCACGCACCGCCGCCTGGCGCTGTTCGCCCTGTTCTTCCTGCCCGGCCTGGCCATCTCGTCGTGGGTGGCCCGCACGCCGGACATCCGCGACCAGCTCGGCGCGTCCACCGCCGAGATGGGCCTGGCGCTGTTCGGCCTGTCCGCCGGGTCGATGCTGGGCATCCTGAGCTCGGGCCGGTTCGTGTCGCGCTTCGGCACCCGCCCGGTCGTGGCCACCGGCATCCTCACCACCGTGGCCAGCATGCCGGTGGTCGGCCTGGGCGCCGGGCTGTCGCAGTTCTGGCTGGTCACCGCGGGCCTGCTCCTGTTCGGCCTGGGCATGGGCGGTGGCGAGGTGGCCATGAACATCGAGGGCGCCGACGTCGAGCGCCTGATGGGCCGGGCCGTGCTGCCGACCATGCACGGCTTCTTCAGCCTGGGCACGGTGGTCGGTGCGGGGATCGGCATCGGCCTGACCGCGGCCCGGTTCTCCGTCACCTGGCATCTGATCGCGATCGGCGTGGTCAGTGTGCCGGCCGCCCTGCTGGCCATCCAGCGCATTCCGGCCGGCGTCGGCATGGAGAACCCTCAATCGGACAAGTCGCCCGGAGAAGCGGTTTGGCGCGACAAGGTCCTCTGGCTCATCGGCATCGTCGTCCTGGCCATGGCCCTGGCCGAGGGCGCGGCCAACGACTGGCTCCCGCTCATCATGGTCGACGGCCACGGCCTCGACGCGGCCCTGGGCTCGGCCGTCTACACGGCGTTCGCGGCGGCCATGACGATCGGCCGGTTCGGCGGCGGCTGGTTCCTGACCCGGTTCGGCCGGCCCGCCGTGCTGGGCGCCAGCGCGCTCATCGGCGGCGCCGGCTTGCTGCTGGTCATCGTGGTCGACAACCAGTTCGTGGCGGGCGCGGCAGTGCTGCTCTGGGGCGTCGGGGCTGCGCTCGGCTTCCCGGTCGCCCTGTCGGCCGCGGCCGACTCCGGGGCCGACCCGGCCGCCCGGGTGTCACTGGTCGCCACCGCGGGCTACGTCGCGTTCCTGGTCGGCCCGCCCGCGCTGGGCTTCCTGGGCGAGCACTACGGCCTGCGCAACGCCATGATCGTCGTGCTGGTCCTGCTCGCCGCGGCCGCCGTGGTCACGCCCGCACTGCGCAAGGATGCCGTGCTCAGTCCACAGTGA
- a CDS encoding SDR family NAD(P)-dependent oxidoreductase yields the protein MRLDLDGKTALVTGSTQGIGRAIAAGLAAAGARVGVNGRSPESVGRALAELGDGDFVPAPADVTTAEGAAAALDAVGDVDILVNNLGIFGARPALEITDDDWRRYFEVNVLAAVRLTRSVLPGMRARGWGRVLYIASDSAVVIPAEMIHYGVSKTALLGVARGFAKEAAGSGVTVNSVIAGPTHTGGVEDFVYSLVDKDLPWDEAQREFMRRHRPQSLLQRLIEPAEIANMVVYLSSPLASATTGGAVRVDGGYVDAILP from the coding sequence ATGCGCCTTGATCTTGATGGGAAGACGGCCCTGGTCACCGGATCCACCCAGGGCATCGGACGAGCCATCGCGGCCGGGCTGGCGGCGGCCGGGGCACGGGTGGGCGTCAACGGCCGCTCCCCCGAATCGGTCGGCCGCGCGCTCGCCGAGCTGGGCGACGGTGACTTCGTGCCCGCGCCCGCCGACGTGACGACCGCCGAGGGCGCCGCGGCCGCGCTGGACGCGGTCGGTGACGTGGACATCCTCGTCAACAACCTGGGCATCTTCGGCGCCCGGCCCGCCCTGGAGATCACCGACGACGACTGGCGGCGCTACTTCGAGGTCAACGTGCTGGCCGCGGTACGCCTGACCCGCTCGGTGCTCCCGGGGATGCGGGCGCGGGGCTGGGGCCGGGTGCTCTACATCGCCAGCGACTCGGCAGTGGTCATCCCGGCCGAGATGATCCACTACGGCGTCTCCAAGACCGCGCTGCTCGGTGTCGCCCGTGGCTTCGCCAAGGAGGCAGCGGGCTCCGGGGTCACCGTGAACAGCGTCATCGCGGGCCCGACCCACACCGGCGGCGTCGAGGACTTCGTCTACTCCCTCGTCGACAAGGACCTGCCCTGGGACGAGGCGCAGCGCGAGTTCATGCGCCGGCACCGCCCGCAGTCGCTGCTGCAACGGCTGATCGAGCCGGCGGAGATCGCCAACATGGTCGTCTACCTGTCCTCCCCGCTGGCCTCGGCCACGACCGGCGGCGCGGTCCGGGTCGACGGCGGCTACGTGGACGCGATCCTGCCCTGA
- a CDS encoding type B 50S ribosomal protein L31, translating to MKNGIHPDYHSVVYRDRNADYAFLTRSTERSDKTVEWSDGKTYPVIDVQISAASHPFWTGRTRVLDTAGRIEKFRAKYAKYAK from the coding sequence ATGAAGAACGGCATTCACCCCGACTACCACTCCGTCGTCTACCGTGACCGCAACGCCGACTACGCGTTCCTCACCCGGTCGACGGAGCGCAGCGACAAGACAGTCGAGTGGTCGGACGGCAAGACGTACCCGGTGATCGACGTGCAGATCTCGGCGGCCAGCCACCCGTTCTGGACCGGCCGGACGCGCGTGCTCGACACCGCCGGCCGCATCGAGAAGTTCCGCGCCAAGTACGCGAAGTACGCCAAGTAA
- a CDS encoding GAF domain-containing SpoIIE family protein phosphatase has protein sequence MTDAGRLDDPGRLDAIVRTGLGPKADPMFDRFTAMVRHVLHVPVALVSLVDDRRQVFPGADGLGEPWMTQRQTPLTHSFCQHVVVSAQPLVITDARTDPRVAGNLAITDLSVVGYAGMPLTDADGRVLGSLCAIDTEPRQWTTTELDLLADLALACSDSLRLRIASRAADRREHVAGVNLDRTRLLLRASVALAGTSTVDDVTEAVRKLVVGTLDPDYVGISLFDAAGRISLRSGDSLPAGVARRWHRYGRTALTPSALAAVTGIPVLLPDLAAVHALVPDAAATFREMGWQSGASVPLPGPNGPIGALTFVWKQPYALDALDQAVLAALGGYVGQAVQRADYLYSRERVAELLQQALLSDLPPVGPLELAARYEPAARGEHVGGDWYDAVRVAPDHLALAVGDVTGHDMRAAAQMGQLRSMLRAFVVDRREPPSAVLGRLADAMQLLGDTTPATAILAYVHSDDAGHRLEWSNAGHPAPLLLEPDGTVSTLTGHNILLGVQGTWPRTDHTRALPPGSTVLFYTDGLVETRTTAIDERKRQLREALSPLSAAPLPDLLTAVFTHLAGHDHEDDVALLALRVPPA, from the coding sequence ATGACCGACGCCGGCCGCCTCGACGACCCGGGCCGCCTGGATGCCATCGTCCGCACCGGGCTGGGCCCCAAGGCCGACCCGATGTTCGACCGTTTCACGGCGATGGTCCGCCATGTCCTGCACGTCCCGGTCGCCCTGGTCTCGCTGGTCGACGACCGCCGGCAGGTGTTCCCCGGCGCCGACGGCCTCGGCGAACCGTGGATGACGCAACGGCAGACCCCGCTCACGCACTCGTTCTGCCAGCACGTCGTCGTGAGCGCGCAGCCGCTCGTGATCACCGACGCACGTACCGACCCGCGGGTGGCCGGCAACCTGGCCATCACCGACCTGTCCGTCGTCGGCTACGCCGGCATGCCGCTGACCGACGCCGACGGCCGCGTGCTGGGCTCGCTCTGCGCGATCGACACCGAGCCCCGGCAGTGGACGACCACCGAGCTCGACCTGCTGGCCGACCTGGCCCTGGCCTGCTCGGACAGCCTGCGCCTGCGGATCGCCTCGCGGGCCGCCGACCGCCGCGAACACGTCGCCGGGGTCAACCTCGACCGCACCCGGCTGCTGTTGCGGGCCAGCGTCGCCCTGGCCGGCACGAGCACGGTCGACGACGTCACCGAAGCGGTGCGCAAACTCGTCGTCGGCACCCTCGATCCGGACTACGTCGGCATCTCCCTGTTCGACGCGGCCGGCCGGATCAGCCTGCGGTCGGGCGACTCGCTGCCGGCCGGGGTCGCGCGCCGCTGGCACCGGTACGGGCGGACAGCGCTCACCCCGTCCGCGCTGGCCGCCGTCACGGGCATCCCCGTCCTGCTGCCCGACCTGGCCGCGGTGCACGCGCTGGTCCCCGACGCCGCGGCGACGTTCCGCGAGATGGGCTGGCAGTCCGGCGCCAGCGTGCCCCTGCCCGGCCCGAACGGCCCGATCGGCGCGCTCACCTTCGTCTGGAAGCAGCCGTACGCCCTGGACGCCCTCGACCAGGCGGTGCTGGCCGCGCTGGGGGGCTACGTCGGGCAGGCCGTGCAGCGGGCCGACTACCTGTACTCGCGGGAGCGTGTCGCCGAACTGCTGCAGCAGGCGCTGCTCAGCGACCTGCCCCCGGTGGGCCCGCTGGAGCTGGCCGCCCGCTACGAGCCGGCGGCCCGGGGCGAGCACGTCGGCGGGGACTGGTACGACGCCGTACGCGTCGCCCCCGATCACCTGGCCCTGGCCGTCGGCGATGTGACCGGCCACGACATGCGGGCCGCGGCCCAGATGGGCCAGCTCCGCAGTATGCTGCGCGCCTTCGTCGTCGACCGCCGGGAGCCGCCGTCGGCGGTGCTGGGCCGGCTCGCCGACGCCATGCAGCTGCTGGGCGACACCACCCCGGCCACCGCGATCCTGGCCTACGTGCACTCGGACGACGCGGGTCACCGCTTGGAGTGGTCCAACGCAGGCCACCCCGCGCCCCTGCTGCTCGAGCCCGACGGCACGGTCAGCACCCTCACCGGTCACAACATCCTGCTGGGCGTGCAGGGCACGTGGCCGCGCACCGACCACACCCGGGCCCTGCCACCCGGCTCGACCGTGCTGTTCTACACCGACGGCCTCGTCGAGACCCGGACCACCGCCATCGACGAGCGCAAACGCCAGCTCCGCGAGGCCCTGAGCCCGCTCTCCGCAGCGCCCCTGCCCGACCTGTTGACCGCGGTCTTCACCCACCTGGCCGGCCACGACCACGAGGACGATGTGGCGCTGCTCGCACTTCGCGTCCCGCCCGCGTAG
- a CDS encoding flavodoxin family protein, with translation MPDSRTLRALVLGCSLKSGSQESSSELLGRQILDALADHDVEGEALRVVDQNIKFGVSTDEGDGDGWPAVREKVLAADILVIATPIWMGQPASVAKMVLERLDAELSETDSRGRPSMWDKVAVVGVVGNEDGAHHVIAEVLQALNDVGFTIPANGGAYWVGEALGKVDYKDAGPKPDTTGAAVKSLAGTAAHLARVLAGNPYPAE, from the coding sequence ATGCCTGATTCCCGTACGTTGCGAGCACTGGTGCTGGGCTGTTCGCTGAAGTCGGGTTCGCAGGAGTCCAGCAGTGAGCTGCTGGGCCGGCAGATCCTGGACGCGCTGGCCGACCACGACGTCGAAGGCGAGGCGCTGCGCGTCGTCGACCAGAACATCAAGTTCGGGGTGAGCACCGACGAGGGCGACGGTGACGGCTGGCCCGCCGTACGGGAAAAGGTCCTCGCCGCCGACATCCTGGTGATCGCGACGCCGATCTGGATGGGCCAGCCCGCGAGCGTGGCCAAGATGGTGCTCGAACGACTCGACGCCGAGCTGTCGGAGACCGACTCGCGGGGCCGCCCGTCCATGTGGGACAAGGTGGCCGTGGTCGGTGTGGTCGGCAACGAGGACGGCGCCCACCACGTGATCGCCGAGGTGCTCCAGGCGCTCAACGACGTCGGGTTCACCATTCCGGCCAACGGCGGGGCGTACTGGGTCGGCGAGGCGCTGGGCAAGGTCGACTACAAGGACGCCGGCCCCAAGCCCGACACCACCGGCGCCGCGGTCAAGTCGCTGGCCGGCACGGCCGCCCACCTGGCGCGGGTGCTGGCCGGCAACCCGTACCCGGCCGAATAG
- a CDS encoding cyclase family protein, with the protein MSVLQDLVAGIRSGSVEVVDLTAPLSSETPILKLPPPFSDTITFGLEEISRYDDRGPAWYWNNIHTGEHTGTHLDAPVHWVTAKDGEDVAQIAPGKLIAPAAVIDVSGRVADDHDFLLEVDDVRQWEGQHGPLPDGGWLLVRTGWDARSNDQEAYLNANDTGPHTPGISVECAKWLAEEAPVIGVGVETVGTDAGQAFGFDPAFPCHSYVLGAGKYGLTQLQNLATLPPTGAVVIAAPLPIVGGSGSPTRVLALVER; encoded by the coding sequence ATGAGTGTTCTGCAGGACCTCGTGGCGGGGATCCGTTCCGGGTCGGTCGAGGTGGTCGACCTGACGGCGCCGCTGTCCAGCGAGACGCCCATCCTCAAGCTGCCGCCGCCGTTCTCCGACACCATCACGTTCGGCCTCGAGGAGATCAGCCGGTACGACGACCGCGGGCCCGCCTGGTACTGGAACAACATTCACACCGGAGAGCACACCGGCACGCATCTTGACGCGCCGGTGCACTGGGTGACAGCCAAGGACGGCGAGGACGTCGCGCAGATCGCGCCGGGCAAACTGATCGCGCCGGCCGCCGTCATCGACGTGTCCGGGCGGGTCGCCGACGACCACGACTTCCTGCTCGAAGTGGACGACGTACGGCAGTGGGAGGGGCAGCACGGGCCGCTCCCCGACGGCGGATGGCTGCTGGTCCGTACGGGCTGGGATGCGCGCTCGAACGATCAGGAGGCGTACCTCAACGCGAACGACACCGGCCCGCACACGCCCGGGATCTCCGTCGAGTGCGCGAAGTGGCTTGCGGAGGAGGCGCCCGTGATCGGCGTCGGCGTGGAGACCGTCGGCACCGACGCGGGGCAGGCGTTCGGCTTCGACCCGGCGTTCCCCTGCCACTCGTACGTGCTCGGAGCGGGCAAGTACGGCCTGACCCAGCTGCAGAACCTGGCCACGCTGCCGCCGACCGGGGCGGTGGTGATCGCGGCGCCGCTGCCGATCGTGGGCGGGTCGGGCAGCCCCACCCGCGTGCTGGCGCTGGTCGAACGATGA
- a CDS encoding thiamine pyrophosphate-binding protein produces the protein MTTVAEVVGATLAKLGARHVFGVVGSGNFHVTNALVQHGARFVPTRHEAGAATAADAYGRVAGRVGVVTVHQGCGLTNAMTGIAEAAKSRTPMLVLAAEPAATALRSNFRVDQDALARAVGASSERVHGAATAVADTVRAWRLATSQRRTVVLNLPLDVQAADAAMTEPLAAVAIERPQANDDAVAALAALLAAAERPVFVAGRGAIHARDPLSSLAGACGALLATSAAAKGLFNGIPWNLDVSGGFATPLAAELIRAADVVVGWGASLNMWTTRHGALVGPSATVVQVDLDPAALGAHHRVDLGIVGDAGTTARSVRTALPGRNYGYRSADVQERIVAGGRWRDVAYDDDGDEKHIDPRTFSIALDDLVPRERVVAVDSGNFMGYPSMFMSVPDQRGFCFTQAFQSVGLGLASALGAALASPGRVPVAACGDGGFLMSIAELETVRRLGLGMLIVVYNDEAYGAEVHHFGPHGHPLSTVTFPETDLAAIARGYGCAAVTVRHPSDLAPVASWLAGPRDVPMVVDAKVAAGRPSWWLEEAFRGH, from the coding sequence ATGACCACTGTCGCCGAGGTGGTCGGCGCGACGCTGGCCAAGCTGGGCGCCCGGCACGTGTTCGGCGTGGTCGGCAGCGGCAACTTCCACGTCACGAACGCCCTGGTCCAGCACGGCGCCCGGTTCGTCCCGACGCGGCACGAGGCCGGGGCGGCCACGGCGGCCGACGCCTACGGGCGGGTTGCGGGCCGGGTCGGGGTGGTCACCGTGCATCAGGGGTGCGGGCTGACCAACGCGATGACCGGGATCGCCGAGGCAGCCAAGAGCCGTACGCCGATGCTCGTGCTCGCGGCCGAACCCGCGGCCACCGCGCTGCGGTCGAACTTCCGGGTCGACCAGGACGCGCTGGCCCGGGCGGTCGGGGCGTCGAGCGAGCGGGTCCACGGCGCGGCCACCGCGGTCGCCGACACCGTGCGGGCGTGGCGGCTGGCCACGAGCCAACGGCGTACGGTGGTCCTCAACCTGCCGCTGGACGTGCAGGCGGCCGACGCCGCGATGACCGAGCCGCTGGCCGCCGTGGCGATCGAACGTCCGCAGGCCAACGACGACGCGGTCGCCGCGTTGGCCGCCCTGCTGGCCGCGGCCGAACGACCCGTGTTCGTCGCCGGGCGGGGCGCGATCCACGCCCGCGACCCGCTGTCGTCGCTGGCCGGGGCGTGCGGGGCGCTGCTGGCCACCTCGGCCGCCGCGAAAGGGCTGTTCAACGGCATCCCGTGGAACCTCGACGTGTCCGGCGGGTTCGCCACTCCCCTGGCCGCCGAACTGATCCGCGCGGCCGACGTGGTGGTCGGCTGGGGCGCGTCGCTCAACATGTGGACGACCCGGCACGGCGCGCTGGTCGGCCCGTCCGCGACCGTCGTGCAGGTCGACCTGGACCCGGCCGCGCTGGGCGCCCACCACCGCGTCGACCTGGGCATCGTCGGCGACGCCGGCACCACCGCGCGATCCGTGCGCACCGCCCTGCCCGGGCGCAACTACGGCTACCGGAGCGCCGACGTCCAGGAAAGGATCGTCGCCGGGGGGCGGTGGCGCGACGTCGCGTACGACGACGACGGGGACGAGAAGCACATCGACCCGCGCACGTTCAGCATCGCGCTCGACGACCTGGTCCCGCGCGAACGGGTGGTGGCCGTCGACTCCGGCAATTTCATGGGCTACCCGTCGATGTTCATGTCCGTTCCTGATCAGCGCGGCTTCTGCTTCACGCAGGCGTTCCAGTCGGTCGGGCTGGGTCTGGCCTCCGCGCTCGGGGCGGCGCTGGCCTCACCCGGGAGGGTGCCGGTGGCCGCCTGCGGTGACGGCGGATTCCTGATGAGCATCGCCGAGCTGGAGACCGTACGGCGGCTCGGGCTGGGCATGCTGATCGTGGTCTACAACGACGAGGCGTACGGGGCCGAGGTGCACCACTTCGGGCCGCACGGGCATCCGCTGTCCACGGTGACGTTCCCCGAGACCGATCTGGCCGCCATCGCCCGCGGGTACGGCTGTGCCGCCGTCACCGTGCGGCACCCGTCCGACCTCGCGCCGGTCGCGTCGTGGCTGGCCGGACCGCGCGACGTGCCGATGGTGGTGGACGCCAAGGTCGCCGCGGGGCGGCCGTCATGGTGGCTGGAGGAGGCGTTCCGCGGCCACTGA